Proteins co-encoded in one Candidatus Nomurabacteria bacterium genomic window:
- the rsmA gene encoding ribosomal RNA small subunit methyltransferase A: MAEKFEHKKSLGQNFLNSDYVPRQMCAAAGDIAGETVLEIGPGTGALTREILARGARVIAVEADERAIMSLRETFADAIARGQLTLHHHDARIIKPAQFGLANHSYIVISNIPYYLTGNLFRQLLDTTNQPKTLVFLIQKEVAERIARDKKESLLSLSVKVFGDPSYICTVKRSHFSPPPKVDSAIVAVKNIHKNRVGEISHADFFKVIHLGFAQKRKQLLGNLSKSFPRTTAEVALTKTRLTLDVRAEDVPLAKWIELTQALHALNTTN, from the coding sequence ATGGCTGAAAAATTCGAGCACAAAAAGTCCTTAGGACAAAATTTTCTAAACAGTGACTATGTACCACGGCAAATGTGTGCTGCAGCGGGGGACATTGCTGGAGAAACAGTGCTTGAAATTGGTCCAGGGACAGGCGCTCTGACGAGAGAGATTTTGGCGCGAGGAGCAAGAGTAATCGCGGTGGAGGCTGACGAGCGAGCAATTATGTCTCTTCGAGAAACTTTTGCTGACGCAATTGCTCGCGGTCAGCTAACTCTCCACCATCATGACGCTCGAATTATTAAGCCTGCTCAATTTGGCCTTGCCAATCATAGCTATATCGTCATATCTAACATCCCATACTATCTTACTGGGAATCTCTTTAGACAACTCCTCGACACTACCAACCAGCCTAAAACGCTCGTATTTTTAATTCAAAAAGAGGTAGCAGAACGCATCGCTCGCGATAAAAAAGAATCCCTGCTTTCGCTTTCAGTCAAAGTGTTTGGCGATCCTTCATATATATGTACGGTGAAACGAAGCCACTTTTCTCCTCCACCAAAAGTTGACTCCGCTATTGTTGCTGTCAAAAACATTCATAAGAACCGTGTCGGAGAAATTTCCCACGCCGATTTTTTTAAGGTTATCCATCTGGGTTTTGCGCAAAAAAGAAAACAACTCCTTGGCAATCTCTCCAAATCGTTTCCAAGAACAACAGCTGAAGTCGCCTTAACAAAAACCAGACTCACTCTTGATGTGCGCGCTGAAGATGTCCCGCTTGCCAAGTGGATTGAACTTACGCAAGCTCTACATGCTCTAAACACCACTAATTAG
- a CDS encoding UvrD-helicase domain-containing protein: protein MTAPQAYTDGLNDPQKEAVLYTEGPLMILAGAGSGKTRVITHRIVHLIHQGVAPHNILAVTFTNKAAKEMRERVVALTQKYFPSDRAVIDSYPVVTTFHSLGVRLLREFHETMNLRRHFTIYDRSDSQKAIKQAIEQAGYNPKEFEPRKMLSIISRAKGDAKTVLEFKDAANSFPEQVAAEVWEKYETILHSEQALDFDDLLAKTLRLLRNHKDIRETLQQRYKYIHVDEFQDTNRVQFSIMELLASEDQNICVVGDIDQNIYSWRGADIKNVLQFERHSPRVKTILLEENYRSTKTIIAASNEVIKKNKQRVEKNVFTNNHDGEKITLYAGMTGPDEAEYIALTAKSLIADGADPAAIAVLYRTNFQSRSLEEAFINMDVPYQLLGTKFFERKEVKDVLSYLRLALNPGSNADLTRIINEPARGIGKVTMLKVVEGKRSELNAGAAAKVKVFDDIMMDIAKAAVEKPLSDTIKFIMSRSQIEGSLREEGTEEAMERLENLRELVTLASRFNHLEPSEAVEQLLENAALQSDQDELKEKEEQNAVRLMTIHAAKGLEFAYVFITGLEQGLFPHERLDDGRIDNEEERRLFYVALTRAEKKVFLTYAHMRTIFGSQRVNVPSEFLNDISTEYVEHAEPESGHSSGYETTVYLD, encoded by the coding sequence ATGACTGCACCACAAGCATACACTGACGGCCTCAACGACCCACAAAAGGAAGCTGTTTTATACACAGAAGGACCCCTAATGATTCTCGCTGGCGCCGGATCGGGAAAGACACGTGTCATTACCCATCGCATTGTCCACCTCATTCACCAAGGAGTAGCTCCTCACAACATTCTCGCGGTCACTTTTACCAATAAAGCTGCCAAAGAAATGAGGGAGCGTGTGGTCGCACTAACACAAAAATACTTCCCCTCTGATCGAGCGGTGATCGATAGCTACCCGGTTGTTACCACGTTTCACTCACTCGGCGTCCGCCTGCTGCGTGAATTCCATGAAACCATGAATCTGCGGCGCCACTTCACCATTTACGATCGCAGCGACAGTCAAAAAGCGATTAAGCAAGCGATTGAACAAGCGGGGTACAACCCGAAAGAATTTGAGCCACGCAAAATGCTATCGATAATTTCCCGCGCTAAAGGCGACGCGAAGACCGTGCTTGAATTTAAGGACGCTGCTAATTCATTCCCTGAACAAGTCGCCGCTGAAGTGTGGGAAAAATATGAAACGATACTCCATAGTGAACAAGCTCTTGATTTCGATGACTTGCTCGCCAAAACCTTGCGCTTGCTACGCAACCATAAAGATATTCGCGAAACACTGCAGCAGCGCTATAAGTATATTCACGTCGATGAATTCCAGGACACAAACCGCGTGCAGTTTTCAATCATGGAGCTACTCGCAAGCGAAGACCAAAATATTTGCGTCGTCGGCGACATCGACCAAAATATTTACTCTTGGCGGGGCGCCGACATCAAAAATGTACTGCAATTTGAACGCCATTCCCCACGAGTTAAAACGATTCTTCTTGAAGAAAATTATCGTTCAACCAAAACTATTATTGCCGCCTCAAATGAGGTAATCAAAAAAAATAAACAGCGCGTTGAAAAGAATGTCTTCACCAATAACCACGATGGCGAGAAAATCACCCTCTATGCCGGAATGACCGGACCGGACGAGGCTGAATATATCGCTTTAACCGCCAAAAGCCTGATTGCTGATGGCGCAGATCCGGCTGCAATAGCTGTTCTCTACCGCACTAATTTCCAATCTCGCTCACTTGAAGAAGCTTTTATCAATATGGATGTGCCATACCAACTCCTTGGTACTAAGTTCTTTGAGCGAAAGGAAGTTAAGGATGTTTTGTCGTATCTCCGACTAGCACTAAACCCCGGCAGTAATGCTGATCTGACTCGCATTATCAACGAACCTGCTCGCGGCATTGGTAAAGTGACAATGCTGAAGGTAGTGGAAGGAAAACGCAGTGAGCTCAACGCTGGAGCCGCTGCCAAAGTAAAAGTGTTTGACGATATCATGATGGACATAGCAAAGGCAGCGGTTGAAAAGCCACTGTCTGACACTATTAAATTCATTATGTCGCGGAGCCAAATAGAAGGATCCCTTCGCGAAGAAGGAACAGAGGAAGCAATGGAGCGACTTGAAAACCTCCGCGAACTTGTCACTTTGGCAAGCCGCTTTAATCACCTCGAACCAAGTGAAGCGGTTGAACAACTCCTTGAGAACGCCGCGCTCCAAAGTGACCAAGATGAGCTAAAAGAAAAAGAAGAGCAAAACGCAGTTCGTCTCATGACCATTCATGCCGCGAAAGGATTAGAATTCGCCTACGTGTTTATCACCGGCCTTGAACAGGGACTATTCCCGCACGAACGACTCGATGACGGACGGATTGATAATGAAGAAGAGCGCCGACTCTTCTATGTAGCACTCACACGTGCTGAAAAGAAGGTCTTTCTCACCTACGCTCATATGCGCACCATCTTTGGTAGCCAACGCGTAAACGTGCCGTCGGAATTCCTCAATGATATCAGTACTGAATATGTTGAACACGCCGAGCCAGAAAGTGGTCATAGTTCTGGTTACGAAACTACTGTCTATCTAGATTAG
- a CDS encoding ThiF family adenylyltransferase, giving the protein METKFNYQEAFLRNIGLVSEAEQQKIASAVVAIPGMGGGGGSNLIALVRQGFQKFKIADLDTYELKNFNRQYGARMDTLGRSKVDVMKEEVLKINPQCQIEVFSDGINETNIAHFLDGVDLSVDALDAFAVDTRRLFFNQSLQRNIPVITAGPIGFGSAFLIFMPGGPNFDDYFAIHDGMSYQKKLVSFLVGLVPALLQRPYMKKTNLEEKRGPSSMGSINIGAGIVAIYAVKVLLRKGVIRAVPYYHQFDVMRDKYVVKRLWFGNRNPIQRLKIAIARYLTSD; this is encoded by the coding sequence ATGGAAACAAAGTTTAATTATCAAGAAGCATTTTTACGAAACATCGGGTTGGTGTCTGAAGCAGAGCAACAAAAAATTGCTTCTGCAGTAGTCGCCATTCCCGGAATGGGTGGCGGTGGTGGGTCAAATTTGATTGCGCTCGTTCGACAAGGATTTCAAAAGTTTAAAATTGCTGACCTTGATACGTATGAGCTGAAGAATTTCAATCGCCAGTATGGGGCCAGGATGGATACACTTGGTCGAAGTAAGGTGGATGTGATGAAGGAAGAGGTGTTGAAAATTAACCCTCAGTGTCAAATCGAAGTATTCTCTGATGGAATCAATGAAACGAATATCGCGCACTTTCTGGACGGTGTTGATTTGTCGGTCGATGCGCTTGATGCATTTGCTGTTGATACACGGCGTTTATTTTTCAATCAATCTTTACAAAGAAACATACCAGTTATTACGGCCGGACCAATTGGTTTTGGATCAGCATTCTTGATTTTTATGCCGGGCGGTCCAAATTTTGATGACTATTTTGCTATTCATGATGGTATGTCGTACCAAAAGAAACTCGTCTCATTTTTGGTTGGGTTAGTACCAGCGCTTTTACAGCGTCCGTACATGAAAAAGACGAATCTTGAGGAAAAGCGTGGTCCATCATCGATGGGTTCGATTAATATTGGTGCGGGCATCGTGGCTATATATGCGGTCAAGGTTTTGCTTCGCAAAGGGGTAATCCGAGCAGTTCCCTACTATCATCAATTTGATGTGATGCGCGACAAGTATGTAGTGAAGAGGTTGTGGTTTGGAAACCGAAATCCAATCCAAAGACTAAAGATTGCTATTGCTCGATATTTGACCAGTGATTAA
- a CDS encoding peptidoglycan DD-metalloendopeptidase family protein, with translation MATELTVLALAVAVPVSVHAGFFSKLFNKAAAEVSSSALSAGVSAADTPLLIALQNPNPLSGRGGAEIIVDNDVLVSTGPVGEDEIAEQKTGMGEIRVYTVREGDSLSQIAEMFGVTANTIMWANDITKASAIQPGDTLVILPIVGVRHVVKSGDTISTIAKKYEGDVAEILSYNQLVSADELTVGSTIIIPGGAMHAAPARVAAAVSPVRVSGAGAASASGYFSHPAPGSVKTQGIHGYNAVDLAGAYGSSIRAAAAGEVIVSKSSGWNGGYGQYVVIRHGNGSQTLYAHLMRNDVGVGEYVSQGEVIGGMGSTGKSTGTHVHFEVRGATNPF, from the coding sequence GTGGCTACTGAGCTAACCGTTCTTGCTCTTGCGGTAGCTGTGCCGGTATCGGTTCATGCCGGCTTTTTTAGTAAGTTATTTAATAAGGCGGCAGCGGAAGTTTCTTCCTCAGCCCTATCAGCTGGAGTATCAGCAGCCGATACTCCCCTTTTAATTGCATTGCAGAACCCGAATCCTTTAAGTGGTCGCGGCGGCGCGGAGATTATTGTCGATAATGATGTGTTGGTTTCAACAGGGCCAGTTGGTGAAGATGAGATTGCCGAGCAAAAAACTGGCATGGGCGAAATTCGCGTGTACACTGTTCGTGAAGGTGACTCGCTTTCTCAAATTGCAGAAATGTTTGGTGTCACTGCCAATACCATTATGTGGGCCAATGATATAACTAAGGCAAGTGCTATCCAGCCGGGAGATACTCTTGTTATTTTGCCAATTGTTGGTGTTCGTCATGTGGTCAAGAGCGGTGATACGATTAGTACTATTGCTAAAAAGTATGAAGGGGATGTTGCTGAGATTTTGTCGTACAATCAACTAGTATCAGCAGATGAGCTCACTGTTGGGTCAACTATTATTATTCCTGGTGGCGCTATGCACGCTGCGCCGGCTCGTGTGGCTGCGGCTGTTTCACCAGTGCGAGTATCTGGAGCGGGAGCGGCTTCTGCAAGTGGTTACTTTTCACACCCAGCTCCAGGTTCAGTTAAAACTCAGGGTATCCACGGCTATAACGCCGTTGACTTAGCTGGAGCGTACGGTTCGTCAATCAGGGCTGCAGCTGCTGGTGAAGTAATCGTTTCTAAGAGTTCAGGGTGGAATGGTGGTTACGGACAATATGTTGTTATTCGTCATGGGAACGGTTCGCAGACACTATACGCTCATTTGATGCGTAACGATGTGGGCGTTGGGGAGTATGTGTCACAAGGGGAAGTGATTGGTGGTATGGGCAGTACTGGAAAATCGACGGGTACACACGTCCACTTTGAAGTGCGTGGAGCAACAAATCCATTTTAG
- a CDS encoding YifB family Mg chelatase-like AAA ATPase — MSVAKVFTIQPEVLRGTVVCIEADISRGLHSFSVVGLAGKAIDEAKDRVGSAIKHTGFASPKTKNQKVIISLSPADLKKEGPLFDLPIAIAYLLAAGEISTDTKKRCFVGELGLDGALRPVRGVLNAVSEAAKFGFDEIVVPAENATEAALIEKITVCAASNLEEVIKHIAPSEKDSFTLSAQEPTVISSSWFESSVSLEDIKGQESAKRALIIAAAGKHNIMFVGPPGTGKTMLARALRAILPPLTREEALTVTAIHSLTGNNYQVSTQPPFRSPHHTASHTSLVGGGTHPKPGEITLAHHGVLFMDEFPEFERRSLDALRQPLEDRVVTISRVHGTAEFPANFLLVAALNPYRGSENGTTDLARAMQETYKNKVSGPILDRIDLWVEVPHVPYETLTKLPTTTNETAVARAQITKAREKQTSRFAETKTNSEMTAKEVGSHIHLDTAVTEILRTSSQRLNLSPRSYHRLLKVARTIADLEGSTNITVPHVLEALQYRVAI, encoded by the coding sequence ATGTCAGTTGCAAAGGTTTTTACCATTCAACCAGAAGTCTTGCGCGGCACTGTCGTTTGCATAGAGGCTGATATATCAAGAGGTCTACACTCATTCTCTGTCGTTGGCTTGGCTGGTAAAGCAATTGATGAAGCTAAAGATCGTGTTGGGAGCGCAATTAAACACACTGGTTTTGCATCGCCAAAAACAAAAAATCAGAAGGTTATTATCTCACTTTCACCAGCAGACCTAAAAAAAGAAGGTCCGCTGTTTGATCTCCCAATTGCAATTGCATATTTACTAGCTGCAGGTGAAATTTCCACCGACACGAAGAAGCGATGTTTCGTGGGCGAATTGGGGCTGGACGGAGCTCTCCGTCCAGTGCGCGGCGTTTTAAACGCTGTTTCAGAAGCAGCTAAGTTTGGTTTTGATGAAATTGTTGTTCCTGCAGAAAACGCAACCGAAGCTGCGCTCATTGAAAAAATTACCGTGTGTGCTGCTTCTAATCTTGAGGAGGTCATTAAACACATTGCGCCATCAGAAAAAGACAGCTTCACTTTGTCTGCACAAGAACCAACAGTAATATCAAGTAGCTGGTTCGAAAGCTCCGTTTCACTTGAAGACATTAAAGGGCAAGAAAGTGCTAAGCGCGCACTTATCATCGCTGCCGCAGGGAAACACAACATCATGTTTGTGGGCCCGCCAGGAACTGGCAAGACCATGCTTGCACGAGCGTTGCGCGCAATATTACCACCTCTCACTCGAGAAGAGGCACTTACTGTCACTGCAATTCACTCATTGACTGGCAATAACTATCAAGTAAGCACTCAACCACCGTTTCGCAGCCCACACCACACCGCCAGCCATACCAGCTTGGTTGGCGGCGGCACACACCCGAAGCCGGGAGAAATCACCCTTGCTCATCACGGCGTTCTCTTTATGGATGAATTTCCAGAATTTGAACGACGCTCACTTGACGCGCTCCGCCAGCCGCTAGAAGACCGGGTAGTAACCATCTCTCGCGTACATGGCACAGCAGAATTTCCTGCCAATTTTCTTTTAGTGGCAGCTCTCAACCCTTATCGCGGTAGTGAAAACGGCACCACGGACCTTGCCCGAGCCATGCAGGAAACATATAAAAACAAAGTATCAGGACCAATTCTTGATCGCATTGACCTCTGGGTGGAAGTGCCGCATGTACCATACGAAACTCTCACAAAGCTTCCCACCACAACAAACGAAACTGCCGTTGCTCGCGCTCAAATAACAAAAGCACGCGAGAAACAAACAAGCAGATTTGCAGAGACTAAAACCAATTCCGAAATGACAGCTAAAGAAGTTGGGTCACACATACACCTAGACACCGCTGTCACAGAAATTTTAAGAACTTCAAGCCAACGACTGAATCTTTCCCCTCGCAGTTACCACCGATTGTTAAAGGTAGCTCGAACCATTGCGGATCTTGAGGGTTCTACAAACATTACCGTTCCACACGTCCTTGAAGCATTGCAATATCGTGTCGCTATATAA
- a CDS encoding polyribonucleotide nucleotidyltransferase, with product MQSQSFSLELAGKTLTAEFTDLTAHTNGSVLLRFGETAILVTAVMGEHENVGMNYFPLSVEFEEKFYAAGQILGNRFQRREGKPSDEAVLSARIVDRTIRPLFNQQIRNDVQVVITVLAMGEDDPDVLGVIGASLALAVSDIPWRGPVAAVRIGRNKETGEIIFNPTYAERKEGLLDFEVLACGKDHTINMIETASHEVGEEDIVSVLEAAVEIHQKIEAWQHDIVKTIGKPKQTDPMLEVPVELITLFEHSFKEKLSETLFSGKAGKSHIYAVKKEFTTAAKEVGLNETAASDYFEEAIDHELHRGAVEDGRRADGRGMDEVRELYAKSGGISPVLHGSGVFYRGGTHIFTALTLGGPEAAQIIDTIELQDEKKRFMHHYNFPPFSVGETGRVGGFNRRMIGHGALAEKALAPVIPPQEVFPYTIRLVSETLSSNGSSSMGSVCASTLALMDGGVPISRPVAGIASGAMIVGDKYQLLTDIQGPEDEFGDMDFKVAGTVEGITAIQMDVKVDGVPVKILAEALEKARLARLQIIDTITKEIDSPRVHISPRAPKIVVLKIKPEQIGLVIGSAGKTINGIKDDTGVEEITIEEDGVVFITGKNGAAEAAAERIAALTKVYEVGEHAVVTITRIATFGAFAKLDAHNEGLIHISEIAPFRLETMDGVLEEGERVPVVISKVENGKIGLSIKQADQHFAEKRGLKPQIKAEMSVEQ from the coding sequence ATGCAATCACAATCATTTTCACTTGAGCTAGCGGGGAAGACACTGACCGCAGAATTTACCGACCTCACCGCTCACACCAACGGCTCAGTACTTCTTCGCTTTGGCGAGACAGCCATTTTAGTTACCGCTGTTATGGGCGAGCATGAAAATGTTGGCATGAATTACTTTCCTCTCTCGGTAGAGTTTGAAGAGAAGTTCTATGCAGCCGGACAAATTTTAGGCAACCGCTTTCAGCGGCGCGAAGGAAAACCGAGTGATGAAGCAGTGCTCTCGGCTCGTATTGTTGATCGCACCATTCGCCCACTCTTCAATCAGCAAATTCGCAATGATGTGCAAGTGGTTATAACCGTGCTCGCCATGGGCGAAGACGACCCCGATGTGCTTGGTGTCATTGGCGCATCGCTAGCGCTCGCAGTATCTGATATTCCGTGGCGTGGCCCGGTTGCCGCAGTGCGCATTGGTCGCAATAAAGAGACGGGAGAAATTATCTTCAACCCAACGTACGCTGAACGAAAAGAAGGGCTACTCGATTTTGAAGTACTTGCTTGCGGCAAGGATCATACAATCAATATGATTGAGACCGCTTCACATGAAGTGGGCGAGGAAGATATTGTGTCCGTACTAGAAGCAGCAGTAGAAATACACCAGAAAATTGAAGCGTGGCAGCATGACATTGTAAAGACCATCGGCAAACCGAAACAGACTGATCCCATGCTTGAAGTACCAGTCGAACTTATCACTCTCTTTGAACATTCATTCAAAGAAAAACTCTCAGAAACGCTCTTCTCCGGCAAAGCAGGGAAGTCGCATATATACGCGGTAAAAAAAGAATTTACGACAGCAGCCAAGGAAGTAGGACTCAACGAAACTGCTGCCAGCGATTACTTCGAAGAGGCAATCGACCATGAACTCCACCGAGGTGCTGTCGAAGACGGTAGGCGAGCTGACGGTCGAGGCATGGACGAAGTACGAGAACTCTATGCAAAGTCTGGCGGTATTTCTCCAGTACTTCACGGATCAGGCGTTTTCTACCGAGGTGGCACACATATATTTACTGCACTCACCCTAGGTGGGCCTGAAGCTGCACAAATTATCGATACAATCGAACTTCAAGATGAAAAGAAGCGTTTCATGCACCACTACAATTTTCCACCGTTTTCAGTAGGGGAAACAGGACGTGTCGGAGGATTCAATCGTCGCATGATTGGCCACGGCGCACTTGCCGAAAAAGCGCTTGCCCCTGTTATCCCGCCACAGGAAGTATTTCCCTACACTATTCGTCTCGTTTCAGAAACACTTTCAAGTAACGGGTCTAGTTCAATGGGATCAGTGTGCGCCTCAACTTTAGCCCTCATGGATGGCGGAGTTCCGATTAGTCGTCCAGTGGCTGGCATTGCTTCGGGAGCTATGATTGTCGGTGATAAGTACCAACTGCTCACAGACATTCAAGGACCTGAGGATGAATTCGGTGACATGGATTTCAAAGTCGCCGGCACTGTCGAAGGTATTACAGCCATTCAGATGGACGTAAAAGTAGACGGTGTGCCCGTCAAAATTTTGGCAGAAGCACTCGAAAAAGCGCGCTTAGCGAGACTACAAATTATCGACACCATCACCAAGGAAATTGATTCACCGCGCGTACATATTTCACCGCGCGCACCAAAAATTGTCGTACTCAAAATCAAACCTGAACAAATCGGCCTGGTAATCGGTAGTGCTGGGAAAACCATTAACGGAATCAAGGATGATACAGGAGTGGAAGAAATCACCATTGAAGAAGATGGGGTCGTATTTATTACTGGCAAAAATGGTGCTGCTGAGGCAGCCGCGGAACGTATCGCCGCACTTACAAAAGTATACGAGGTGGGTGAGCACGCCGTGGTCACCATCACCCGTATCGCCACATTTGGTGCTTTTGCAAAACTCGACGCCCACAATGAAGGACTCATTCATATTTCTGAAATTGCTCCATTCAGATTAGAAACAATGGATGGCGTGCTAGAAGAAGGCGAACGTGTCCCTGTCGTTATTTCTAAGGTTGAAAACGGAAAAATTGGACTCTCAATTAAGCAAGCGGACCAACATTTTGCAGAGAAACGGGGGTTAAAACCGCAAATTAAGGCCGAAATGTCCGTTGAGCAGTGA
- a CDS encoding NYN domain-containing protein: MGVIRHKEQRVAMLIDTQNLYHSAKNLYKSKVNFAAVVKAAVQDRKLIRAISYVVNTESGEESAFFEALEKVGIEIKTKDLQIFYGGAKKADWDVGLAVDAIKLAHKVDAIILATGDGDFIPLVEYVKSQGCQVEAITFGRSSSSGLRAVVDDFIDLDEDPKQFLIGYRPIRKRQTRGRAGTNSKNHGNEKTVGTKVVGADTDGLL, encoded by the coding sequence ATGGGAGTCATTAGACACAAAGAGCAGCGCGTCGCGATGCTCATCGATACACAAAATTTGTATCACAGTGCAAAAAATTTATACAAATCAAAAGTAAACTTTGCTGCAGTAGTAAAAGCAGCTGTGCAAGATCGCAAACTCATTCGTGCCATCTCATACGTGGTGAACACTGAGAGCGGGGAAGAGAGTGCGTTCTTTGAAGCACTCGAAAAAGTTGGTATTGAAATCAAGACAAAGGATTTACAAATTTTCTACGGCGGTGCAAAGAAAGCCGACTGGGATGTTGGGCTTGCAGTCGATGCAATTAAGCTCGCACACAAAGTCGACGCGATTATCCTCGCCACCGGTGACGGTGACTTCATCCCACTCGTTGAGTACGTGAAGAGTCAGGGCTGTCAGGTTGAGGCAATTACGTTTGGTCGCTCATCGTCTTCCGGACTACGCGCGGTAGTAGACGACTTCATTGATCTTGATGAGGATCCAAAACAATTCCTAATTGGCTATCGACCAATTCGAAAGAGACAAACACGTGGTCGTGCTGGAACGAACAGCAAGAATCATGGCAACGAAAAAACAGTAGGGACAAAAGTGGTTGGAGCAGACACTGACGGTCTACTCTAG
- the rpsO gene encoding 30S ribosomal protein S15 — MLSKRVKENELKKVQRHDSDTGSPEAQVALITRQIEELSMHLRKHKKDFHSRRGLLQLVANRRKHLKYLQKKDEKSYTDLIKKLGLKG; from the coding sequence ATGCTATCAAAGCGAGTAAAAGAAAATGAATTGAAGAAGGTGCAGCGCCACGACTCTGACACTGGTTCTCCAGAAGCTCAGGTGGCACTGATCACTCGACAGATTGAAGAACTTTCTATGCACCTACGAAAGCACAAGAAGGACTTCCACTCACGTCGTGGTCTGCTTCAGCTCGTGGCTAACCGCCGCAAGCACCTGAAGTATCTTCAGAAGAAAGATGAGAAGTCATACACTGACCTCATCAAGAAGCTCGGCCTTAAGGGCTAA
- a CDS encoding tyrosine-type recombinase/integrase — protein sequence MNTLVELKRHFLEYLEIERGRSVKTVENYDRYLDRFFAFAKVTKPSDLTEEQVREFRLFLNRQPGTKVGGRREPMKRRTQNYYLIALRAFLKYLRKRDVESLNPERIELAKVPERSLDLISSAELKRLMSAPDVKTLEGKRDKAILELLFSTGLRISELCSLSIDDVDLTRDEFSIRGKGDKVRVVFISDSARTALQEYLKNRKDMDDAMFVRYGRKQNDGGDLRLSPRAVQRLLKKYAAAAGITRKVTPHVIRHSFATDLLQNGADIRSVQALLGHASINTTQVYTHVTDKHLREVHKKFHGK from the coding sequence ATGAACACCCTTGTGGAACTGAAACGTCACTTTTTGGAGTACCTCGAAATCGAGCGGGGAAGAAGTGTGAAGACGGTTGAGAACTATGATCGCTACCTCGATCGCTTTTTTGCGTTTGCTAAGGTGACCAAACCAAGTGACCTGACTGAGGAACAGGTGCGTGAGTTTCGTCTTTTCCTTAATCGCCAGCCGGGTACAAAAGTTGGCGGTCGGCGCGAACCCATGAAACGTCGAACGCAAAACTATTACCTGATTGCCCTGCGAGCATTTCTAAAGTATCTGCGAAAGCGGGATGTTGAATCGCTCAACCCAGAGCGGATTGAACTTGCAAAAGTGCCGGAGCGTTCACTCGATCTTATTTCGAGTGCGGAGCTGAAGCGACTGATGTCGGCGCCGGATGTGAAGACGCTCGAAGGGAAACGCGACAAAGCAATTCTTGAACTCCTTTTCTCTACTGGTCTTCGTATCTCTGAGCTCTGCTCTCTCTCGATTGATGATGTTGATCTTACGCGTGACGAATTTTCAATTCGTGGTAAGGGAGACAAAGTGCGAGTGGTGTTTATTTCAGACTCAGCACGAACGGCGCTCCAGGAGTATCTCAAGAATCGAAAGGACATGGATGATGCGATGTTCGTGCGTTACGGACGAAAGCAAAATGATGGCGGTGATTTGCGTCTCTCGCCGCGCGCAGTGCAGCGACTCTTGAAAAAGTATGCAGCTGCGGCGGGCATCACCCGTAAGGTAACGCCGCACGTTATTCGACACAGTTTCGCAACTGATCTTTTGCAAAATGGTGCGGACATCAGAAGTGTGCAAGCGCTGCTTGGACACGCGAGTATAAATACAACGCAGGTCTACACCCACGTCACTGACAAGCACTTACGAGAAGTGCATAAAAAATTTCACGGGAAGTAA